From the Priestia koreensis genome, one window contains:
- a CDS encoding WXG100 family type VII secretion target, translated as MSGIIRVTPAELREMSGRYNTESGHVQELVSRLDGMKSQLQDMWEGASSDAFAAQYEELKPSFVQMHNLLADIAKQLSDSANVLEDTDNQIASQIRG; from the coding sequence ATGTCAGGAATTATTCGCGTAACACCAGCTGAACTTCGTGAAATGTCAGGTCGCTACAATACAGAAAGTGGTCATGTTCAAGAATTAGTTAGTCGTCTTGATGGAATGAAAAGCCAACTTCAAGATATGTGGGAAGGTGCATCAAGTGATGCGTTCGCAGCACAATACGAAGAATTAAAGCCTTCTTTCGTACAAATGCACAATTTATTAGCTGATATTGCGAAGCAATTAAGCGACTCTGCTAACGTTCTTGAAGATACTGACAACCAAATTGCGAGCCAAATTCGCGGTTAA
- a CDS encoding EsaB/YukD family protein: MYIEVTIDLKNYTGERLDLRLSNYHSIKKMIDIVWQANRIARLPRQGYWVRIPNKQMVLSGNEKLADCGITTGDCIEIL; the protein is encoded by the coding sequence GTGTATATAGAAGTGACGATTGATTTGAAAAACTACACGGGAGAACGCCTAGATTTACGCCTCTCTAACTATCATTCTATTAAAAAGATGATTGATATTGTATGGCAAGCGAACCGCATTGCCCGTCTGCCTCGTCAAGGATACTGGGTTCGAATTCCAAACAAACAGATGGTGCTATCGGGAAACGAGAAGTTAGCCGATTGTGGGATTACGACAGGAGACTGCATTGAAATTCTGTGA